A genomic stretch from Salvelinus namaycush isolate Seneca chromosome 25, SaNama_1.0, whole genome shotgun sequence includes:
- the LOC120020414 gene encoding E3 ubiquitin-protein ligase TRIM39-like produces the protein MASSEEQLQCSICLDVFAEPVTTPCGHNFCKACIRGYWDSTDVCKCPTCKNTFYKRPDPFFNTLISVKAAQFKKLAPVHVTPITPGQAQTTTLDKSGEVPCDICTETKHMALKSCLVCLTSYCETHLEHHRIVASLKKHKLIDPVENLEDRVCKKHERPLVLFCKREQACVCQFCTETDHKTHKTVPIEEEYGERKAQMGKSKGTFQKMIQERLKKVKEIEQAVELSKRDAEREIADSLQVFTALVRSIERNQAELIEVVEEKQKAAERQAERLIEELEQEITELKRRSTELEQLSDIKDHLHLLQSSTSLYTTLPPTKNWSEISVHSDLCVGTVRRAVSQLEETLNKEMEMFPQIKLKRMQQCAVDVTLDPDTAFPYLILSGDQKEVRYGAIKQELPDNPERFDCHPRVLGMEGFSSGKFYYEVQVKEKTWWALGVARESINRKGMNVLSPEFGAWTIELRNRNEYGARTELVVPLTMREKPQKVGVFVDYKKGQVSFYDVEARSHIYSFTGCTFTERLYPLLSSPDPSGDNSAPLIFSPIMSD, from the coding sequence ATGGCTTCTTCTGAAGAGCAGCTCCAGTGTTCTATCTGTCTAGATGTGTTCGCTGAGCCAGTCACCACTCCCTGTGGACACAACTTCTGCAAGGCCTGTATCAGAGGATACTGGGATAGCACTGACGTGTGCAAGTGTCCCAcatgtaaaaatacattttataagaGACCAGATCCCTTTTTCAATACTTTAATTTCTGTGAAGGCTGCTCAATTCAAGAAGTTAGCTCCAGTTCATGTCACACCTATCACCCCAGGACAAGCCCAAACCACAACCCTCGACAAATCTGGAGAAGTACCATGTGACATCTGCACTGAGACAAAGCACATGGCCCTGAAGTCCTGTCTGGTGTGTCTGACCTCTTATTGTGAGACTCACCTGGAGCATCATCGGATAGTGGCGTCTTTAAAGAAGCACAAGCTGATTGACCCTGTGGAGAACCTGGAAGACCGGGTGTGTAAGAAGCATGAGAGACCCCTGGTGCTGTTCTGTAAGAGAGAACAAGCATGTGTGTGTCAGTTCTGCACTGAGACAGACCACAAGACTCATAAGACTGTCCCCATAGAGGAAGAGTATGGAGAGAGGAAGGCTCAGATGGGGAAAAGTAAGGGTACATTTCAGAAGATGATCCAGGAGAGACTGAAGAAGGTTAAGGAGATCGAACAGGCAGTAGAGCTCAGcaagagagatgcagagagagagatagcagacaGTTTGCAGGTCTTCACTGCTCTGGTTCGTTCCATTGAGAGAAACCAGGCTGAGCTCATTGAGGTGGTTGAGGAGAAGCAGAAAgcagcagagagacaggctgaaAGGCTCATTGAAGAGCTGGAGCAGGAAATCACTGAACTAAAGaggagaagcactgagctggagcagctctcaGATATTAAGGACCACCTTCACCTCCTTCAGAGCTCCACATCCCTCTATACCACCCTTCCACCTACCAAgaactggtctgagatcagtgtTCACAGCGACCTGTGTGTTGGGACTGTGAGAAGAGCTGTGTCTCAACTGGAGGAGACACTCAATAAAGAGATGGAGATGTTTCCTCAAATCAAGCTGAAGAGGATGCAGCAGTGTGCAGTGGATGTGACGCTGGACCCTGACACAGCATTTCCTTATCTTATCCTGTCTGGGGACCAGAAAGAAGTGAGATATGGAGCCATAAAGCAGGAACTCCCTGACAACCCAGAGAGGTTTGATTGTCATCCCCGTGTGTTAGGAATGGAGGGGTTCTCTTCAGGGAAATTCTACTATGAGGTACAGGTGAAGGAGAAGACTTGGTGGGCTTTAGGAGTGGCTAGAGAGTCCATCAACAGGAAGGGGATGAATGTACTGAGTCCTGAATTTGGAGCCTGGACTATAGAGCTGAGGAATAGGAATGAGTATGGAGCTCGCACTGAGCTTGTAGTTCCCCTCACCATGAGAGAGAAGCCCCAGAAAGTGGGTGTGTTTGTAGATTATAAGAAGGGTCAGGTCTCCTTTTAcgatgtggaggccaggtctcaTATCTACTCTTTCACTGGCTGCACCTTCACTGAGAGACTCTACCCACTGTTGTCTTCACCTGATCCTTCTGGTGATAACTCCGCTCCACTTATCTTCTCTCCCATCATGTCTGA